A DNA window from Daucus carota subsp. sativus chromosome 3, DH1 v3.0, whole genome shotgun sequence contains the following coding sequences:
- the LOC108210626 gene encoding transcription factor ILR3, with protein sequence MVSPENTNWLYGLLDDIAVPDANFSVPTSSAFNWPVQALNNPLSVEIDGSKGNSSVVMEAGSKKRVRSESCSGSSSKACREKMRRDKLNDKFMELGAILDPGRPPRTDKAAILIDATRMVTQLRTESQKLKDTNSDLQDKIKELKNEKNELREEKQRLKAEKDKLENQLSTMNAQPSFMPPPSAIPAAYPQATYAAQAPVAGNKYVPIISYPGVAMWQFMPPASVDTSQDHVLRPPVA encoded by the exons ATGGTGTCACCGGAGAACACCAATTGGCTGTATGGCTTGCTGGACGATATTGCTGTTCCCGATGCTAATTTCTCTGTTCCTACTTCCTCTGCTTTTAATTGGCCTGTGCAAGCCCTAAATAATCCTCTCAG TGTGGAAATTGACGGGTCAAAAGGGAACTCGAGTGTTGTTATGGAAGCAGGCTCGAAAAAGAG GGTAAGATCTGAATCATGCAGCGGCTCAAGTAGCAAAGCTTGCAGGGAAAAGATGCGGAGGGATAAGCTTAATGACAA GTTCATGGAATTGGGTGCAATTCTCGATCCGGGGAGGCCTCCCAGGACAGACAAAGCAGCTATACTAATTGATGCTACTCGGATGGTAACTCAGTTACGTACTGAATCCCAGAAGTTGAAGGATACAAATTCAGATCTTCAAGACAAGATCAAAGAGCTGAAG AATGAGAAGAATGAACTCAGAGAGGAAAAACAGAGGCTGAAGGCAGAAAAAGATAAGCTGGAAAACCAGTTAAGTACAATGAATGCACAGCCAAGCTTCATGCCTCCCCCGTCTGCTATCCCTGCTGCCTATCCTCAAGCCACATATGCTGCACAAGCTCCGGTCGCAGGCAACAAATACGTGCCTATCATCAGTTACCCAGGAGTTGCCATGTGGCAATTTATGCCACCTGCCTCTGTTGACACCTCTCAGGATCATGTTCTCCGCCCACCAGTTGCCTGA